A genomic window from Heterodontus francisci isolate sHetFra1 chromosome 36, sHetFra1.hap1, whole genome shotgun sequence includes:
- the LOC137351828 gene encoding zinc finger protein 271-like — MEKPWKCGDYGKGFCSPSQLETHRCSHTGERPFTSLCGKGFTQSSDLLGHQLVHSKQRPFKCSDCEKKFKRKKDLLTHQRVHTGERPFTCSMCGKGFTQLSSLLAHQCLHTGERPFTCSVCGKGFTQSGNLLTHQRVHTGERPFTCSVCGKRFAQSSALVAHRLVHSDKRPFKCSDCEKSFKSTTDLLKHQRAHTGERPFTCSLCGKGFTQSSHLLTHQRTHTGERPFTCSDCGKGFINPSNLLRHQRVHTGERPFTCSVCGKGFTQSSALLTHQQVHSNNRPFKCSDCEKSFKSRSDLLKHQRIHTGERPFSCSVCGKGFTQLSHLLSHQQVHSNNRPFKCSDCEKSFKSRNYLMQHQRVHTGERPFTCSVCGSRFNNSSNLLRHQRVHK, encoded by the coding sequence atggagaaaccgtggaaatgtggggactatgGGAAGGGATTCTGTTCTCCATCCCAGCTGGAAACGCATCGATGCAGTCACACCGGGGAAAGGCCATTCACCTCTTTGTGTGGAAAAGGATTCACTCAGTCTTCCGACTTACTGggacaccaacttgttcactccAAACAGAGACCTTTTaagtgttctgactgtgagaaaaaATTTAAAAGAAAAAAGGATCtattgacacaccagcgagttcacactggggagaggccatttacctgctccatgtgtgggaaaggattcactcagttatcctctCTGCTGGCGCACCAATGCcttcacactggggagcggccgttcacttgctctgtgtgcggaaagggattcactcaatcaggaaatcttctgacacaccagcgggttcatactggggagaggccgttcacctgctccgtgtgtggaaagAGATTCGCTCAGTCATCTGCTCTGGTGGCACACCGACTTGTTCACAGTGACAAGAGaccatttaaatgttctgactgtgagaagagctttaaaagcacaacagatctgctgaaacaccaacgagctcacactggggagaggccattcacctgttctttgtgtgggaagggattcactcagtcatctcaccttctgacacaccagcgcactcacactggggagaggccgtttacctgctctgactgtgggaaaggattcattaaTCCAtctaacctgctgagacaccagcgagttcacacgggggagaggccgttcacctgctccgtgtgtggaaagggattcacccaATCATCTgctctgctgacacaccagcaagttcactctaataacagaccttttaaatgttctgattgTGAAAAGAGCTTCAAAAGCAGaagtgatctgctgaaacaccaacgcattcacactggggagaggccattctcctgctcagtgtgtgggaagggattcactcagttatctcaCCTGCTGTCACACCAACAAGTTCACTCTAATaacagaccttttaaatgttctgactgtgagaagagctttaaaagcagaaacTACTTGAtgcaacaccagcgagttcacaccggggagaggccgttcacctgctctgtgtgtgggagcaGGTTCAATAATTCAtcaaacctgctgagacaccagcgagttcacaagtga